A region from the Capra hircus breed San Clemente chromosome 9, ASM170441v1, whole genome shotgun sequence genome encodes:
- the DYNLT1 gene encoding dynein light chain Tctex-type 1 isoform X2 encodes MEDYQAAEETAFVVDEVSNIVKEAIESAIGGNAYQHSKVNQWTTNVVEQTLSQLTKLGKPFKYIEEWSGPAHGKLVLLGQLH; translated from the exons ATGGAAGACTACCAGGCCGCCGAGGAG ACTGCTTTTGTTGTTGATGAAGTGAGCAACATCGTAAAGGAG GCCATAGAAAGTGCCATCGGTGGCAACGCCTATCAGCACAGCAAAGTCAATCAGTGGACCACAAACGTAGTGGAACAGACCTTAAGCCAGCTCACCAAGCTGGGGAAGCCATTTAAGTACATCG AAGAATGGAGCGGGCCTGCACACGGCAAGCTCGTGCTTCTGGGACAGCTCCACTGA
- the DYNLT1 gene encoding dynein light chain Tctex-type 1 isoform X1: MEDYQAAEETAFVVDEVSNIVKEAIESAIGGNAYQHSKVNQWTTNVVEQTLSQLTKLGKPFKYIVTCVIMQKNGAGLHTASSCFWDSSTDGSCTVRWENKTMYCIVSAFGLSI; encoded by the exons ATGGAAGACTACCAGGCCGCCGAGGAG ACTGCTTTTGTTGTTGATGAAGTGAGCAACATCGTAAAGGAG GCCATAGAAAGTGCCATCGGTGGCAACGCCTATCAGCACAGCAAAGTCAATCAGTGGACCACAAACGTAGTGGAACAGACCTTAAGCCAGCTCACCAAGCTGGGGAAGCCATTTAAGTACATCG TGACCTGTGTGATCATGCAGAAGAATGGAGCGGGCCTGCACACGGCAAGCTCGTGCTTCTGGGACAGCTCCACTGACG GGAGCTGCACCGTGCGCTGGGAGAACAAGACCATGTACTGCATCGTCAGCGCCTTCGGACTGTCCATCTga